Proteins from a genomic interval of bacterium YEK0313:
- the dmlR_29 gene encoding HTH-type transcriptional regulator DmlR → MLNLNDLLVFVQVVNHGGFAAAGRALGLPKSTLSKRLSELEKAVGVRLIQRTSRSFAVTVVGRDFHRHAAAMLIEAEAAENVVKGHLAEPSGTVRITASLPIAQFRLAPLLPRLAAAYPKVRIMLDVSDRFVDIVQDGFDIAIRNHFAPLPDNDLVQRRIHDDPAWLVASADYAAAKGMPSEPADLNGCDGLVASPSDRTWTVRDEAGAVAEIAPSPRYVANETVALREAASAGLGVACLASGFCAPLIASGALVRLLPGWTARGVATTLLMPHRRGQLPAVRMVADHLVEELSRSPYSADLVHPG, encoded by the coding sequence ATGCTGAATCTCAACGACCTCCTCGTTTTCGTTCAGGTGGTGAATCACGGCGGCTTCGCTGCGGCCGGCCGCGCCCTCGGCCTGCCGAAATCGACGCTCAGCAAGAGGCTCTCCGAGCTGGAAAAGGCGGTCGGCGTGCGCCTGATCCAGCGAACCTCGCGCAGCTTCGCCGTCACCGTGGTCGGTCGGGATTTTCATCGCCACGCCGCCGCCATGCTGATCGAGGCCGAGGCCGCGGAGAATGTCGTCAAGGGCCATCTGGCCGAACCGAGCGGAACGGTGCGGATCACGGCCTCGCTGCCGATCGCCCAGTTCCGCCTGGCGCCGCTGTTGCCGCGCCTGGCGGCGGCCTATCCGAAGGTCCGCATCATGCTCGACGTCTCCGACCGGTTCGTCGATATCGTGCAGGACGGCTTCGACATCGCCATCCGGAACCACTTCGCGCCCTTGCCCGATAACGATCTCGTGCAGCGCCGCATCCATGACGACCCCGCCTGGCTGGTCGCATCGGCGGATTATGCCGCGGCGAAAGGCATGCCCTCGGAGCCGGCCGACCTGAACGGCTGTGACGGCCTCGTGGCGTCACCTTCGGACCGGACCTGGACGGTCCGCGACGAAGCGGGCGCGGTGGCCGAGATCGCGCCGTCGCCGCGTTATGTCGCCAACGAGACCGTGGCTCTGCGGGAGGCCGCAAGCGCCGGGCTCGGTGTGGCCTGCCTGGCGAGCGGTTTCTGCGCGCCGCTGATCGCGTCCGGCGCGCTCGTTCGCCTTCTGCCGGGCTGGACAGCGCGCGGGGTGGCGACGACCTTGCTGATGCCGCATCGGCGTGGCCAACTGCCCGCCGTCCGGATGGTGGCCGACCATCTCGTCGAGGAGCTCTCGCGGTCGCCATACAGCGCCGACCTGGTCCATCCGGGCTGA
- the rapA_2 gene encoding RNA polymerase-associated protein RapA → MADAFGKGNEAQHWEALARFRQTLDPGVSVTASTPTARVSMTDFLSNLEVRLADRFSITPNAAADDFEVLPFSKRRIGDGSDPSLEEGISEADSELAGQPLREFQKRVRERGALPAYRLARGSYLVIDRSAVPALETFAAVQKEPAAERAAFIRNPRARITEAYERALHEHGKLEGLSPEAQEEAVENAAGPALVETKEYSERVIGVAVFKKPESEFSSSGTTWLPEDFARKWAEHVLRLSDQELTDLRERVQAAIADQRPTVQTGDLELPARPEAVNLIDTAIAERKHVATEDDTSPEPDKGPVVLATLDNFDELRWQADLRPRKAPMSVDLPSTILTPLKEHQVESFNWQVAAWRSGLPGILNADEQGLGKTLQTIAFLAWLKGHMAKVTSGERGPVLVVAPTSLLQNWEQEVERHLRKPGLGHLIRLYGSSTKGRKLSGVSGLDTDTGEAKLDLEFLREAVAEGRAHRFWTLTTYTTLCNYQHSLQRIRFSAVVFDEIQTLKNPTSLRANAGRSVNADFRIGLTGTPIENSVVDLWAVMDALGSDALGPLSQFRQRYAAFDKDNMAELHGRVFKPAGAFPPLGLRRLKQDVAKDLEPKRRRLHPRLMPPKQEAHYEDAKLKLATGGLGAALKALHHIRTVSVHPAIGEDDGFIEASARLRATFDILREIARRREKVLVFIEHRQMQYRFIELVRSEFGLDRVDLINGDTPIPQRQAIVNRFQRHLENDGGFDALVLGPKAAGTGLTLTAATHVIHLSRWWNPAVEEQCNDRTHRIGQTRPVTVHVPMAIHSGYREQSFDCLLQSLMQRKLHLAQAALWPMGDTSDDIGELQKVLMADEQQTGGDPLRSAIAAMFARDQFPPPRFDQDGSVPLP, encoded by the coding sequence ATGGCAGACGCTTTTGGCAAGGGCAACGAGGCGCAGCATTGGGAGGCTCTCGCGAGATTTCGACAGACTCTCGATCCGGGCGTTTCCGTGACGGCGTCGACGCCTACGGCACGAGTCTCGATGACGGATTTCTTATCCAACCTCGAGGTCCGTCTCGCCGATCGGTTCTCCATCACCCCGAACGCCGCGGCCGACGATTTCGAGGTTCTCCCGTTCTCCAAGCGGCGTATCGGCGACGGCTCCGACCCAAGCCTTGAGGAGGGCATCTCGGAGGCTGACAGCGAGCTCGCTGGCCAACCCTTGCGAGAATTCCAGAAGCGGGTACGAGAGAGAGGGGCCCTCCCCGCCTATCGTCTGGCGCGAGGGAGCTACCTAGTCATCGACCGCTCGGCAGTACCGGCGCTCGAGACCTTCGCTGCCGTCCAGAAAGAGCCGGCTGCGGAGCGCGCAGCGTTCATTAGGAATCCGCGTGCCAGGATCACGGAGGCTTACGAACGTGCACTCCACGAACACGGAAAACTAGAAGGCTTGTCGCCCGAGGCTCAGGAAGAGGCCGTTGAAAATGCGGCCGGCCCGGCGCTCGTGGAGACCAAGGAATACTCCGAGCGCGTCATTGGCGTTGCTGTTTTCAAAAAGCCGGAGAGCGAATTCAGCTCCAGCGGCACGACTTGGCTGCCGGAGGACTTTGCACGCAAATGGGCAGAACACGTTCTGCGCCTTTCGGATCAAGAACTCACGGATCTGCGTGAGCGAGTTCAGGCAGCGATCGCCGATCAGCGCCCAACCGTGCAGACCGGCGACCTGGAACTGCCGGCACGTCCTGAGGCAGTCAATCTGATCGACACAGCGATCGCAGAACGCAAGCATGTCGCCACGGAGGACGATACCTCACCCGAGCCAGACAAAGGTCCCGTTGTCCTTGCGACGCTGGACAATTTCGACGAGTTGCGTTGGCAGGCGGACCTTCGCCCGCGCAAAGCGCCGATGTCGGTTGACCTGCCCTCCACCATTCTGACGCCGTTGAAAGAACATCAGGTCGAAAGCTTTAACTGGCAGGTCGCAGCATGGCGTTCGGGATTGCCCGGTATTCTGAATGCCGACGAGCAAGGCCTCGGCAAGACACTCCAGACGATTGCGTTCCTTGCTTGGCTTAAGGGCCATATGGCCAAGGTGACAAGTGGGGAGCGTGGCCCCGTGCTTGTCGTTGCCCCAACATCGCTGCTCCAGAACTGGGAGCAGGAGGTGGAGCGCCATTTGCGCAAGCCCGGTCTAGGACACTTAATCCGGCTTTACGGCAGTAGTACCAAGGGTCGAAAGCTTTCCGGCGTGTCCGGTCTCGATACCGATACCGGGGAAGCAAAGCTGGATCTGGAGTTCCTGCGAGAGGCAGTGGCCGAGGGCCGAGCCCATCGATTCTGGACCCTCACGACCTATACGACCCTCTGCAATTATCAGCATTCGCTGCAGCGCATTCGGTTCTCTGCGGTTGTCTTCGACGAGATACAAACCTTGAAGAACCCCACTAGTCTTCGTGCAAACGCAGGCCGGTCGGTCAACGCCGATTTTAGGATCGGTCTGACGGGCACCCCGATCGAGAACAGCGTCGTCGATCTTTGGGCGGTGATGGATGCTCTGGGCAGTGATGCGCTTGGCCCGCTATCGCAGTTCCGACAGCGTTATGCTGCTTTCGACAAAGACAACATGGCCGAATTGCACGGCCGGGTCTTCAAGCCGGCGGGCGCGTTCCCTCCGCTCGGCCTAAGGCGCCTGAAGCAGGATGTGGCAAAAGACCTGGAGCCTAAGCGCCGTCGCCTTCATCCGCGACTCATGCCCCCGAAGCAGGAGGCGCACTACGAAGACGCCAAGCTCAAGCTTGCGACGGGCGGTCTGGGTGCCGCTCTCAAGGCGCTTCATCACATTCGCACGGTGTCCGTCCATCCTGCCATCGGTGAGGACGACGGGTTCATCGAGGCGTCTGCGAGACTGCGGGCGACGTTCGATATCTTGCGCGAGATTGCCCGCAGACGAGAGAAGGTCCTCGTCTTCATCGAGCATCGCCAGATGCAGTACCGCTTCATCGAATTGGTGCGGTCGGAGTTCGGCCTTGACCGCGTCGATCTCATCAATGGCGACACGCCAATTCCACAGCGGCAGGCGATCGTAAACAGGTTCCAGCGCCACCTCGAAAACGATGGTGGGTTCGATGCCCTGGTTCTCGGCCCAAAGGCTGCGGGCACAGGCCTTACCCTGACCGCTGCCACACACGTCATCCACCTCTCGCGCTGGTGGAACCCTGCCGTCGAGGAGCAGTGCAACGACCGGACGCATCGGATTGGACAAACGAGGCCTGTGACCGTTCACGTGCCTATGGCCATCCACAGTGGTTATCGGGAGCAATCGTTCGACTGCCTGTTGCAAAGTCTCATGCAGCGAAAGCTACACCTGGCGCAGGCGGCGCTATGGCCGATGGGCGATACGTCTGACGATATCGGAGAACTCCAGAAAGTGCTCATGGCAGATGAGCAGCAGACGGGTGGCGATCCGCTGCGATCGGCCATAGCTGCGATGTTCGCACGCGACCAGTTCCCGCCTCCTCGTTTTGATCAGGACGGGTCCGTGCCTCTCCCTTGA
- the hemA_1 gene encoding Glutamyl-tRNA reductase, which yields MTTIAILGLGAMGQALAARLLTQGHAVTVWNRTRGKAAALAAKGAREAASAAEAVAASDIAVLCVLDYAAAAAVIDDAAPALAGRALVNLTNGTPAQARAAAEHVAGLGAAYLDGGIMATPPMIGGDHALILYSGSKATFEAHAGTLEGLGAAHYLGTDAGLASLHDLALLSGMYGLFAGFFQATALVDSEGIRAGAFLKLLGPWLTAMMGELPGYAEKIDSGDHSVGVVSNLGMQTASLGNILTAASEQGVATDLLAPMLDLFRRRLGPGTADEDISGVFELIRRKRAGD from the coding sequence ATGACTACCATCGCGATCCTCGGCCTCGGGGCCATGGGACAGGCGCTCGCCGCCCGCCTTCTGACACAGGGACACGCCGTCACGGTCTGGAACCGCACGCGCGGCAAGGCCGCGGCGCTCGCCGCCAAGGGTGCGCGCGAGGCCGCTTCGGCCGCCGAGGCTGTCGCGGCCAGCGACATCGCCGTGCTGTGCGTGCTGGACTATGCGGCGGCGGCCGCCGTGATCGACGATGCGGCGCCGGCGCTCGCCGGGCGGGCGCTGGTCAATCTCACCAACGGCACGCCGGCACAGGCGCGCGCCGCGGCCGAGCATGTCGCCGGACTGGGCGCGGCCTATCTCGACGGCGGCATCATGGCGACGCCGCCGATGATCGGCGGCGACCATGCGCTCATTCTCTACAGCGGGTCGAAGGCGACCTTCGAGGCTCATGCCGGAACGCTCGAAGGGCTCGGCGCGGCGCATTATCTCGGCACCGATGCCGGGCTCGCCTCGCTGCACGACCTGGCGCTCCTCAGCGGCATGTACGGGCTGTTCGCCGGCTTCTTCCAGGCGACCGCGCTCGTCGATTCCGAAGGCATCCGCGCCGGCGCGTTTCTGAAGCTCCTCGGCCCATGGCTGACCGCCATGATGGGCGAGCTGCCCGGCTATGCCGAGAAGATCGACAGTGGTGACCACAGCGTCGGCGTGGTGTCCAATCTCGGCATGCAGACGGCTTCCCTCGGCAACATCCTGACCGCGGCCAGCGAGCAGGGCGTCGCCACCGATCTGCTCGCGCCGATGCTGGACCTGTTTCGCAGGCGGCTCGGCCCGGGAACCGCGGACGAGGACATTTCCGGCGTCTTCGAGCTGATCCGGCGAAAGCGCGCCGGCGACTGA
- the tqsA_2 gene encoding AI-2 transport protein TqsA, with protein MDERLRNGDSASGVSRKELFQDHSQHADVVKIAAALVCVAVIVAGLFYGRDVLIPLAIAFLISFALNPVVVWFERIGLPRVLAVILVITTALGILGGFGLLLGSQVRSLSQDLPTYQSTIRAKIADLRTRFGGPGIFDGALATVDTVQREVQTAEAPTGENSRAQRVELVPQPKSPFQTAFEWLIPSLAPIATAGIVFVFVCLVLLDRRDLRDRLLRMLGGNLHRSTDAMEEAGSRISKYLLMQLMVNVSYGVPIGLGLWFIGVPGALLWGTVAAVMRFVPYVGPMISAIFPIALAFAVDPGWNMVIWTVALILVLELLSNNVVEPLLYGSSTGLSAMSLMVSAMFWTALWGPLGLVLSTPLTVCLLVVGRNLPQLRFLDTLLGSTPALNLPTRIYQRLLADDADEAIAIVNEEIATTSVRDFYNNVGLEVLRLAGEDHLRHATAEHRLRVANGMDILLDDLRDQYAVPDRTGASPRVTCIGGKWQIDSVSAEMLAHALSLEGVPADFRPAGALTAGYLDKLDLEQTGIVCVTYFNAAPEKAAKHFCRRLRHRWPGLRIVLALWNAPGELLEADPCQRLGADEVVASIEEGIGRVHRMVAPAEALEAQKAQAPDNDDERVRALGLSGVLDGRAREELDGLAKRAAEAFDVGFAVISAIDADREFIIGQSRNLPGTLTADGTDMITMPRKEAVCDHVVSSGETLVVPDTKRDPRFAEHPAIALWNTRFYAGAPLRTKEGHVFGALCLLDTRPRDLEKDDEELLNALATDVVAAIVGQEGGNAPRSTSSSKGSASLGQSVPE; from the coding sequence ATGGACGAGAGATTGCGGAATGGCGATTCTGCTTCGGGCGTCTCTCGGAAGGAGCTGTTTCAGGATCATTCTCAGCACGCGGACGTGGTAAAAATCGCCGCCGCGCTCGTCTGCGTTGCCGTCATCGTCGCTGGGCTCTTTTATGGCCGTGACGTTCTGATCCCGCTGGCGATAGCCTTCCTGATCAGTTTTGCGCTCAATCCGGTTGTCGTCTGGTTTGAACGCATCGGCCTGCCGCGAGTGCTCGCCGTCATCCTCGTGATCACGACGGCACTCGGGATTCTCGGTGGTTTCGGCCTGCTGCTGGGATCCCAGGTGCGAAGCCTCAGCCAGGATCTCCCGACCTATCAATCGACGATCCGCGCCAAGATCGCGGATCTGCGAACGCGATTTGGCGGGCCCGGTATTTTCGACGGGGCGCTGGCGACCGTCGACACGGTCCAAAGGGAAGTTCAGACCGCCGAAGCGCCCACCGGGGAGAACAGCAGAGCTCAACGTGTCGAGCTCGTCCCTCAGCCGAAGTCTCCGTTTCAGACCGCGTTCGAATGGCTGATCCCCTCGCTCGCGCCGATCGCGACGGCGGGCATCGTCTTTGTCTTCGTCTGCCTGGTCCTGCTGGACCGGAGGGATCTGCGTGACCGGCTGCTTCGCATGCTCGGCGGCAATCTGCATCGATCGACGGATGCCATGGAGGAGGCCGGCAGCCGGATCAGCAAATATCTCCTCATGCAGCTGATGGTGAATGTCAGCTACGGGGTGCCGATCGGGCTGGGGCTCTGGTTCATCGGCGTGCCCGGAGCGCTGCTGTGGGGCACGGTCGCGGCGGTCATGCGGTTCGTCCCGTATGTGGGGCCGATGATTTCGGCCATCTTCCCGATCGCCTTGGCTTTTGCCGTCGATCCCGGCTGGAACATGGTGATCTGGACTGTCGCCCTGATCCTGGTGCTGGAACTCCTCAGCAACAATGTCGTCGAGCCGCTCCTCTATGGATCCAGCACAGGGCTGTCGGCCATGTCCCTGATGGTGTCGGCCATGTTCTGGACGGCGCTCTGGGGACCGCTGGGGCTCGTCCTGTCCACGCCGCTGACCGTCTGCCTTCTTGTCGTCGGGCGCAATCTGCCGCAGCTCCGGTTCCTCGACACGCTCCTTGGATCGACGCCGGCCTTGAATCTGCCGACGCGGATCTATCAGAGATTGCTGGCCGACGACGCTGACGAAGCGATCGCGATCGTCAATGAAGAGATCGCAACGACATCGGTCCGCGATTTCTACAACAATGTCGGCCTCGAGGTCCTGCGCCTCGCGGGCGAGGACCATCTGCGCCATGCGACCGCCGAGCATCGCCTGCGTGTGGCCAACGGAATGGATATCCTGCTCGACGACCTGCGCGATCAATATGCCGTGCCGGATCGCACGGGAGCCTCTCCGCGCGTGACCTGCATCGGTGGGAAATGGCAGATCGATTCCGTTTCCGCGGAGATGCTCGCCCATGCCCTTTCGCTCGAGGGCGTGCCGGCGGATTTCCGTCCCGCGGGTGCCTTGACGGCGGGCTACCTGGACAAGCTGGACCTGGAGCAAACCGGCATTGTCTGCGTGACCTACTTCAATGCGGCGCCGGAGAAGGCGGCGAAGCATTTCTGCCGTCGTCTGCGCCACAGATGGCCCGGGTTGCGCATCGTTCTGGCGCTCTGGAACGCTCCGGGCGAGCTCCTGGAGGCTGACCCGTGCCAGCGCCTGGGCGCCGATGAAGTCGTCGCGTCGATCGAGGAAGGCATTGGCAGGGTTCACCGGATGGTTGCGCCCGCCGAGGCACTCGAAGCGCAGAAGGCGCAGGCGCCGGACAACGACGACGAGCGCGTCCGCGCGCTCGGCCTTTCCGGCGTTCTGGACGGCCGCGCCCGGGAAGAGCTCGATGGGCTCGCCAAGCGGGCGGCCGAGGCGTTCGACGTTGGTTTCGCCGTGATCTCCGCGATCGATGCGGATCGGGAATTCATCATCGGGCAAAGCCGCAATCTGCCGGGAACGCTGACCGCCGACGGGACCGACATGATCACCATGCCGCGGAAGGAGGCGGTCTGCGACCATGTCGTGTCGAGCGGCGAGACGCTGGTGGTGCCGGATACGAAGCGTGATCCGCGGTTTGCCGAGCATCCGGCCATAGCGCTCTGGAATACGCGCTTCTATGCGGGCGCGCCGCTGCGCACGAAGGAGGGGCACGTGTTTGGCGCGCTTTGCCTGCTGGATACCAGGCCGCGGGACCTGGAGAAGGATGACGAGGAACTGCTCAACGCTCTCGCAACGGATGTCGTGGCCGCGATCGTTGGACAGGAAGGCGGGAACGCTCCGCGGTCCACGTCGTCGTCAAAAGGTTCTGCATCTCTCGGCCAATCCGTGCCGGAATGA
- the acrA_2 gene encoding Multidrug efflux pump subunit AcrA precursor, producing the protein MRTTTGVVLAAAAALGLGAALFHFKAMPASASRAWASGGAGTAAAVPPPPRVPVAEVVTRVIAASQELTGVVAAVRTVELRPRIGGAIEAVSVPEGGLVERGQLLFQIDPKPFEVALQTAEAQLQRAEVLLAQAETDLNRSQRLVPSGAIAAKTFDDAVARRRERQAQVLEAKAAVAAARLDLSYTRVTAPIAGRVDRVLVTEGNLVTGATGAATLLTTIVSVDPVYVDFDIDEPAYLSFLNGARPGQAGGGRSDDAALPVAVGLATETGHPHAGTLHFLGNRVDRGTGTIRARAVLANPQGLLTPGLFARVKLATSAPRETVLIDDQAVGTDQGRRYVLVLGAGDKVEYRPVELGPMNGGLRVVTRGLDPGETIIIKGLVRPGMQVTPERIAMAPDQRTAAGAAAGRQEARR; encoded by the coding sequence ATGAGAACAACAACAGGTGTCGTTCTGGCTGCAGCGGCGGCGCTCGGCCTTGGCGCCGCGCTCTTTCATTTCAAGGCTATGCCGGCTTCCGCCAGCCGGGCATGGGCCTCGGGCGGGGCGGGCACGGCAGCGGCCGTGCCGCCCCCGCCCCGGGTGCCCGTCGCGGAGGTCGTCACGCGGGTGATCGCGGCCTCCCAGGAGCTGACCGGCGTCGTCGCGGCGGTCAGGACGGTGGAGCTCCGCCCGCGCATCGGCGGCGCGATCGAGGCGGTGAGCGTGCCGGAGGGCGGGCTCGTCGAACGCGGCCAGCTGCTGTTCCAGATCGACCCGAAACCGTTCGAGGTGGCGCTGCAGACGGCGGAGGCGCAATTGCAGCGCGCCGAGGTGCTGCTCGCGCAGGCCGAGACCGATCTCAACCGCTCGCAGCGGCTGGTGCCGAGCGGCGCGATCGCCGCCAAGACCTTCGACGATGCGGTGGCGCGCCGGCGCGAGCGGCAGGCGCAGGTGCTGGAGGCCAAGGCGGCGGTGGCCGCCGCAAGGCTCGACCTCTCCTATACCCGCGTCACCGCGCCGATCGCCGGCCGCGTCGACCGGGTGCTGGTCACCGAGGGCAATCTCGTCACCGGCGCGACCGGGGCTGCGACGCTGCTCACCACCATCGTCTCGGTCGACCCTGTTTATGTCGATTTCGACATCGATGAGCCGGCTTACCTGAGCTTCCTCAACGGCGCCCGGCCGGGTCAGGCGGGCGGCGGTCGGTCCGACGATGCGGCCCTGCCGGTCGCCGTCGGGCTCGCCACCGAAACCGGCCATCCCCATGCCGGTACGCTGCACTTCCTCGGCAACCGGGTCGATCGCGGCACCGGCACGATCCGGGCTCGCGCCGTGCTCGCCAATCCGCAGGGCCTGCTGACGCCGGGCCTGTTCGCGCGGGTGAAGCTTGCCACCAGCGCGCCGCGCGAAACCGTGCTGATCGACGACCAGGCGGTGGGCACCGACCAGGGCCGGCGCTACGTCCTGGTGCTCGGCGCCGGCGACAAGGTCGAATACCGGCCGGTCGAGCTCGGACCGATGAACGGGGGCCTGCGCGTCGTCACGCGCGGCCTCGATCCCGGCGAGACCATCATCATCAAGGGCCTGGTCAGGCCCGGCATGCAGGTGACGCCGGAGCGCATCGCCATGGCGCCCGACCAGCGCACAGCGGCGGGTGCCGCCGCCGGCCGGCAGGAGGCGCGTCGATGA
- the ydaM_4 gene encoding putative diguanylate cyclase YdaM, producing MPITPIDWIVPAGIMMCGLAFIGIRFLGFSTARWGYSLCFLAGGYALMLLEAEWTSPFKQIAEDNFILISVILACRALNERLDIKSSLSFDIGMIVVCTTMIVVALTLLKSVRWETIFVQACCAFTLWIRTIRFSRIAATKADRLLAWTFLVFAVLLTFQCLIYIAGPQAGQQIGAWRSSVLGNLVQYTGLIGSIVLAFAVMIATSLDAIETYRRTADTDPLTNLLNRRGLDSLLASRRGRQLLGPSTAVILADIDHFKTINDRFGHTFGDLVITRFGALLQARAGEQGCVIRLGGEEFGVLLPDIPLDEAIGAAEVMRRQFAAERWTQSGADGAFTASFGVTLTMDGEPIEGAFERADQFLYAAKRAGRNCTVGGQYSVADGEENGLVFAHPARHAGPAISA from the coding sequence ATGCCCATAACGCCAATCGATTGGATCGTCCCCGCCGGCATCATGATGTGCGGGCTGGCGTTCATCGGCATCAGGTTTCTGGGATTTTCGACCGCCCGCTGGGGCTATTCCTTATGCTTCCTCGCCGGCGGCTATGCGCTGATGCTGCTTGAAGCGGAGTGGACGAGCCCGTTCAAGCAGATTGCCGAAGACAATTTCATCCTGATCAGCGTCATTCTTGCCTGCCGCGCCTTGAACGAACGGCTCGACATCAAGAGCAGCCTCAGCTTCGATATCGGCATGATCGTCGTTTGCACGACGATGATCGTCGTGGCGCTGACGCTGCTGAAAAGCGTGCGCTGGGAAACGATCTTTGTTCAGGCCTGCTGCGCCTTCACCCTGTGGATCCGGACGATCCGCTTCTCCAGGATCGCGGCGACCAAGGCCGACCGCCTGCTGGCCTGGACATTCCTGGTGTTCGCGGTCCTGCTGACGTTCCAGTGCCTCATCTACATCGCAGGCCCCCAAGCCGGCCAGCAGATCGGCGCGTGGCGAAGCTCGGTCCTCGGCAATCTCGTTCAATATACCGGCCTGATCGGCAGCATCGTCCTGGCCTTCGCGGTGATGATCGCCACCAGCCTCGATGCCATCGAAACATACCGCAGGACCGCCGACACCGATCCCTTGACCAACCTGCTCAACCGAAGAGGCCTGGACTCGCTCCTGGCATCACGCCGGGGCAGGCAGCTTCTGGGCCCGTCGACCGCCGTCATTCTGGCCGATATCGATCATTTCAAGACGATCAACGACCGTTTCGGCCATACCTTCGGCGACCTAGTCATCACGCGTTTCGGCGCATTGCTGCAGGCCCGCGCCGGCGAACAGGGCTGCGTCATCCGCCTCGGCGGCGAGGAATTCGGCGTCCTGCTTCCCGATATTCCGCTCGACGAGGCCATCGGCGCGGCGGAGGTCATGCGGCGGCAGTTCGCGGCGGAACGATGGACGCAGAGCGGCGCGGACGGCGCCTTCACCGCGAGCTTCGGCGTGACGCTGACGATGGACGGCGAGCCGATCGAGGGCGCCTTCGAACGCGCGGATCAGTTCCTCTACGCCGCCAAGCGCGCCGGGCGGAACTGCACCGTCGGGGGGCAATACAGCGTCGCCGACGGCGAAGAGAACGGGCTGGTCTTTGCCCACCCGGCGCGGCATGCGGGGCCGGCGATCTCCGCTTGA
- the arfA_2 gene encoding Peptidoglycan-binding protein ArfA: protein MRGISRRRLHEDEEESSFVSMTDLTVSFLFIVMILLAYSASKMATSQTVPKTLYDTVVRERDVIAEENARLDAELKELRLLAEGRRIRIDQLENKIAELEARLAEKNPLETYMAQVSDLRRKVLEGLQAQLKLDFPELQVVVSEQMDALRFKGDGLFDSGRSKLAAGRSDIVRRLATRLNEILPCYTLGRSARWNSTCNSVGAIIEAVQIEGHTDVTGSENANVTLSTERANETFFVMKEREPGLTLHQNMRGQPVMSVAGYGAMRPIVDNATPEGRATNRRIDLRIIMYTPQSSDEIESIRRRLRESVGEVPR from the coding sequence ATGCGCGGCATCTCCAGGCGCCGCCTTCATGAAGACGAGGAGGAGTCGTCGTTCGTCTCTATGACGGACCTGACGGTCAGCTTCCTTTTCATTGTCATGATCCTCTTGGCTTACTCGGCCTCCAAAATGGCTACGAGCCAGACGGTACCGAAGACGCTCTACGACACCGTCGTCCGCGAACGTGACGTTATCGCCGAGGAGAACGCGCGCCTCGATGCTGAACTCAAGGAGTTGCGGCTTCTCGCCGAGGGGCGGCGCATCAGAATAGACCAGTTGGAGAATAAGATTGCCGAGCTGGAAGCGCGGCTAGCCGAGAAGAACCCGCTCGAAACCTACATGGCGCAAGTGTCTGACTTGCGCCGGAAGGTGCTGGAGGGTCTGCAGGCTCAACTGAAGCTCGATTTTCCAGAGCTACAGGTGGTCGTGAGCGAGCAAATGGACGCGCTGCGCTTCAAGGGCGATGGCTTGTTCGACAGTGGCCGCTCCAAGCTCGCCGCAGGTCGATCGGATATCGTTCGACGGTTGGCCACTCGCCTAAACGAAATCCTGCCCTGCTACACGCTGGGTCGCTCCGCTCGCTGGAACTCCACATGCAACAGTGTGGGTGCGATCATTGAGGCCGTTCAGATCGAAGGCCATACCGACGTCACCGGTTCTGAGAACGCCAACGTCACGCTGTCGACCGAGAGGGCAAACGAAACCTTTTTTGTCATGAAGGAGCGCGAGCCCGGGCTTACGTTACACCAGAATATGCGCGGCCAGCCTGTCATGTCGGTCGCAGGTTATGGAGCGATGCGTCCGATCGTTGACAACGCGACCCCCGAAGGCAGGGCCACCAACCGTCGCATCGATCTCCGCATTATCATGTACACACCTCAATCCTCCGATGAGATCGAAAGCATCAGGCGGCGGCTGCGAGAAAGTGTTGGGGAGGTGCCGCGGTGA